AGTCTGGGTTTGCAGCCTCACCCCCTGATGCTGGTGTGCAGCATGTTCCTCTGTTACCTGCAATTCCTTCTCTTGTTCTCAGCTCTGGGTGAGGCAGCTGGAATTCAGTCTCTTGGCTGATTGCAGACACCACAGGGAGAGGGGCTCCTGTGCTGCCACCTCGCCACCCTTTGAGCAGTTGCTGTGGTTGTGAGGCAGCAAGACAGGactgtaaatatttgtatttatctgTTTTCATTCCAGCCAGAAGAGGAGTCAAAAGAGGAAGCAGCACCAGCTAAGCCTGTGGTAGGAATTATTTACCCTCCTCCAGAAGTCAGGAATATTGTTGACAAGACTGCCAGCTTCGTAGCCAGGTAAATGACACTGGTGTCACCTCATGCTTCCTGGGGGTTCATCCTTCTCTCCAGTGCTGATATCTGCCCGTCTCCGGAGCCTTAAGCAGGTCACAGTCCCATGGCTCATTGTGCAGAATTTTAAGGATTGCCTGTACCAGTGAGACTGGAAAAGAACTGCCAATATTCCACCCAGGAGGTGCAGGACAGGCTTTGTTAGAATGGTGATGGGGTAAATTAAGTTCTTGGCAAAATCTCCAACCTGTGCTGCCATGACCAGGGGCCAGCTGCAGTTCATGCTCAGCTCTATGGAGTCTGATCCTCCCTCAGGACACATGAACTGCCCATCATGTCTGGGTGATTTTCCCCTGTTGATGGTAGCAGAATGATCAGCATGAGTGTAGGTTTCCAGTTTAGGTGAGGAGTCTGAAAGTAGAATAAATCTTACTCATTTGGGCCTCCTCCATTTGCCTAATGTCATTGTTCTGCAAGTGCCAGCTGGACCAGCTTCCTGTGCTGTGTTGGCCAGTGCTGGGGtatttctgcctctctgctctctaCGTGAGGTCTTCAGGGGACTGGATCTTGGTCTTCCTGCAGagtaccagcagcacaggaggtaAATCCCCTCCTCAGCTGATGGAATTCTTACCCTTCCTGGCACCAGTCAGGCTGAAAGCTGTTTCCACcttgctgctggggtgggggtcACTAGGGGTGTAACACAATTCCTCAGGGCTGGTCTAGCCAGGGACCCTCATGGTGTAACTGatccccagggctgccagggagtgcctgctgccctcctttgcccttcagagCTGTAGAGCCCTCCTCGTTTGGAAGGGTCTTCATGTCTAACCCAGACCTGGGGGAACCAGAGAACCACAGAGAaatggggagcagcagctgtggggtCTCAGACTGCCCTGTACCCAGTGTCTTCTCCTTGGGGTGGGAAAAGAGGACATCATCTGGATTAAAGCTGAGGGCTGTCTGAAACACAGttctgcagggcagctgctctctgcacagGCTGCTCATCACCTGCTCCTTTCCTTAGATCAGCTTTCTGGAAATTAAACTGGTCTTACAAGCTTGGTAATAGACCAAGTAGAGTGGATCTAGTGAGTTACTTGTGAACTTGATCCAGTAAATTGTCCAGTAAATGAGCTTTTGTTTGTATGTAGCTCAGTGAGATTGTGGAACACTTGTGAGTTGTTAGCTGTCTCAGGTACTTGCTGTGAAGCATTATAGACTGAATTAGGCCAAATGCCTTTAACCTGTGTGTGCACAACTGCTCCTGTGCTGGGTGTGAGTTACTTAGAGGTGAACTCCTTCCATGTAGGAGAGAAAATTGTCTTCTCGAGGTCTGATACATCAATACCTCTGGCTATGAAAGAAACAGACACCTGCACTTGAGTTGATGCCATTCAtctaaaaaaattctctttttcctccccagaaaTGGTCCAGAATTCGAAGCTCGAATTCGtcagaatgaaataaataacCCCAAGTTCAATTTCTTGAACCCCAACGACCCTTACCATGCCTACTACCGGCACAAGGTCAGCGAGTTCAAAGAGGGCAAAGCCCAGGAGCCCTCAGCTGCTGTTCCCAAGgtcatgcagcagcagcaaagtgctcagcagcagcttccccagaAGGTAAGTGTCCCTTCTTGCTTTGCTCAAGTAATTTGCTTCTGACTGGTTGTGTCACAGCCTGAGGTCACACAGAAGATCTGAGGGACCAGGCGGATGGAGGAGTTAGTTACACAGCTGCAAAGATGACAGTGCTGAGAGGCTTGGAGTTCTGTGTCTGGAACTTGGTTTTGATGCAGATTTGCATCCCCCAGTTGCCAGTAGCTCAGAGTTAGGTGTGAAGCTCAGTTACTCGCTGGTTTTATTTGATCCATTTTGATTCTGTTTAGTTGTGTATTGTGTGGTTCTTACAGTAGGGGTTTCTCAGGCTGTGTGAGCTCAGGACTCCTCCCATAGGCAAGCCCTTCAGAATCCCTTGGAGTCCAGTCTGGGCTTGGTGCATGCCCTGTTTTGTGGAAacgttttctttttttctgctggaagaATTGGCTTCCACTTAAAACGTGGAGTTCAAAGTGTTGCTGATCTGGGGTAGCTGGGCCTTGTGCAGAGTGGGTGGAGAAAGGGCACTGAGGAGCCTGGGTCTTCTGCATGTGTGCATGGGCAGCAGTTGCTCTGTGAGGTGTTGgccatcctggagggtggcacTGGAGTCCTGGTAGTTCCTAGTCAGCTGTTGGACCAGCCTTAGTTTTACACAGGCCTAAATACAGGTGTCCAGAGCTATCCTGTGGGAATGATTCTTCTCCTCCTTGCAGCTGCTGCGATATCTAGATATCTAGGTGTTGctttcccagcagctgaaggagaaacgGGCTCTCCCAAGTGTTTGGTGCCAAGTTCTTTCTCCAGTTGCTGAGCCCTCTCCATTCTGCTCTGCAGGTGCAGGCCCAGGTGATCCAGGAGACAGTTGTTCCAAAGGAGCCACCTCCGGAGTTTGAGTTCATCGCGGATCCTCCCTCCATCTCAGCCTTTGACCTGGACGTGGTGAAGCTCACGGCGCAGTTCGTGGCTCGCAACGGGCGGCAGTTCCTGACTCAGCTGatgcagaaggagcagaggaactACCAGTTCGACTTCCTTcgcccccagcacagcctcttCAACTACTTCACTAAGCTGGTTGAGCAGTACACAAAGGTACCTGGGGCAGTTTCCCTGCCAGGCTGATTCCTGCAGCAGCGGTGTTGATTTTTGAAGAGCAGGCCCCACAAACAGCCAGAGTGGAGATAGGTGCAGGTCTAGGAGTCCATCCTTTGCATCTCGCCCCTAAGTAGAGTGATTTGTGCAGTGGTGAACACAGTGGCTGGTACTTAACTGTGTCAGACACTGTTGTGGGAGAGGTAAAAGCTGTGGGTTTGTAACTACAGAGGGTAGTTGGAAGGCCAAGAGTGactatttttaaatcaagtatGAGCAATAAGTGATAAGAGGGTTGGAACAGAGTAAATGGAACGGAGCCCCAAGGGTCTGCTGGTATCTTTACCAGTGTGGAAAGAGAAGAGTTGCTTTTAAGGAGGCTTTTCAAAAACAATTGTCACCAACTGTCATGCAACTTACCTTTCAGATCTTGATCCCACCAAAAGGCTTACTCCTCAAACTCAAGAAAGAGGCTGAAAATCCCAAGGAAGTCCTAGACCAGGTAATCCATGAGCAAAGTGCACAGCTCCTGAAGCGTTTTGGTTGTGTGTTgagttttttctctttgcatgttTGTGACTTATTTGCAACAAATACAAATATCCAGAGAATTTAACAACTCCTGCTCAAGTTGTGAGTTGGGCACAGGGTGATGAGCCTGCCTGTAAGCTGCTGGCTGGTGTTCATACTGGGGACAGGTTACCTGTGGcggcatcacagaatcacagagtggtgagggttggaagggacttctggtCCAACtcccatgccagagcagggtcacccagagcaggtGGCACAGGATGGCATCCAGGTGAGTTTGGAGTGTCCCCAgtgatggagactccacaactgctctgagcagcctgtcccagtgctttgCCATCCTCACAGTCAGGAAGTTGCTCCTCATGTTTAGATTGAACTGTCTATGTTCACGTTTGTGCctgttacctcttgtcctgtcactgggcaccactggaaaAAGACTGGCccctcctcctgacacccacccttgAAGTATTGATAAGATCCCCCCTCaatcttctccagactaaaaagccacaaatcatagaatcctagaatgccaggttggaagggacttcaaggatcatctggtccaatctttctaggtactactctAGTTTacatgaggtggctcagcaccctgtcaagctgcGACTttaaactgtccaatgtgggggaatccaccgcttcccttgggagactattccagtgtttgattgTCCCCATGGTAAAAaagtccctcagcctttcctcataagaggTGTGTTCTAGGCCCTCATCATCTTCATAGCCCTTTGCTGTCCCatctccagcagttccttgtccttcatgaactggggagcccagaactgttCTCCAGATGTgtcctcaccagggcagagcagaggggcaagagaacctccctgacctgctggccacacttctcaATGCCccccaggaggccattggccttcttggccaccagggcacattgctggctcatgatcagcctgttgtccaccaggactcccaggtctttttccccagagctgctctccagcaggtcaccccACCCTGTGCTGATCTGTGGGGTTCTTGCCCAaatgcaggaccctacacttgtccttgttgaatttcataaagcttctccctgcccagctctccaacctgtccagctcacactggatggcagcacagcatTCAGGTGTGTCACCACCATttccagctttgtgtcatcagtgAATTTGCTGAGGGGACACTGTCCCTTtgtccaggtcactgatgaatgAATTGAATgggactgggcccagtactgaccccGGTACTGAATAAGTTAATGCTGAACCACTGTAACAGCATTTACTGGTCAAGTAGGAGTAACTTACCTTCTCAGATGAAGATGGCTCATCTCCAGGACCCTAATGAGTCTCCTGCCATCTCCCTCAGCTTCTGCCCTTGGTGTGATGTGTTTCATGTCTGACTTGGGGTGCttgctttccctctgccttgCAGGTGTATTACAGAGTGGAGTGGGCAAAGTTCCAGGAGcgagagagaaagaaggaagaggaggagaaggaaaaggagcgTGTTGCCTATGCCCAGATTGATTGGCATGACTTTGTGGTCGTGGAAACAGTTGACTTCCAGCCCAGTGAGCAAGGTACTGGTGTTAAGGGTTGTGATCTCTGTGGAACTGCTGCCTTTCAGTAGAGGCCGTGGCCTGAGATGCCCTGTCTGGACAGAAGTTGGGTTTTACAGCTGCACATCCCTCACAGATAAAAGGGAGAGCCTAGGGACagtgtgcagggctgggttttttCTGGAGTCAGTCAAGTTCTCCTTGCACAAAGTCCAGGACTGCAGTAGGGTCCACTCATCCACTTCCACCAGGACAGCAAAAGCTGTCCCACTTTCTAGTGGTGCTTCCACCTGTAGGTACCTTCATGTGTCATGTGTAGAGTCCATCTGTTCCCTCCTATACACCCTGGCTCCCAGGTAATTGCGCTGCCCCTGCTTTGTAGAGAAACTGCTTTTTATTCAAGAACGTGATAACTTCTGTCTGCATCAAGCAACAAAATGAGCTagagaaacagcagctctgttttctgctttgtagGGAatttccctcctcccaccacTCCAGAAGAGCTGGGAGCTCGAATCCTGATTCAGGAGCGTTATGAGAAGTTTGGAGAAAGTGAGGAGGTGGAGATGGAGGTGGAGTCAGATGAGGAAgatgaaaagcaagagaaaacagatgagcccccagcccagctggatcAAGACACACAAGTGCAGGATATGGATGAGGTAATGAGCCAAGAGAAGCAGCATTGCTTTTGTCCTGAAACTTGGTGTGGTTTAGGATGCTCTTCATTTCCACTCTAAGAAAGTTCCTTGGTTTCTTGAGGAAATTTTCCTTCTgatggaatttaaaaaaaaccctgtttctgCTGGAAGGCTGGAAcgtgatatttttaaatttttccatGACAGCACAATTTCCCAGAGAGAAATCCAGTAATTTTGTCCCCCAGTGGTGCAGATCTTGTATTTCTGTGATCCAGCCTTTTGGGCTCTCTCCTGCACTGAGTCTGTAACACTGGGAGATGACTCATTTTGGACTCTTCCTCTGCTCACTGTGCCTGAGCAGTTTCTCTGGTAACAAGGAACAAGAGCTCAGTTAACCCAAAGCCCTTGCATGCTGTGCTGTGGTGATGTGGAAGCTGAGGAGtctttgcttcctcttctgGGTCCACTGAACTTCCCAATCAGGATTATCCAGAAGAACCTCTGAAGCAAAGGTGTCCAGGGGCAGAACAGCTTGGCTGCTTTGAGGCTGTGTGGTTGGTTCTTTCAGCACTGCCTAGGATCTTTATGCCCCTCTCAGGTCTTTCCTGTTGGTATTTGACTACAGGAATTTggttatgatttatttttttcccttcaataaGGGCTCAGATGATGAAGATGAAGGTCAGAaggttcctcctcctccagaaaCCCCGATGCCACCACCTCTGCCTCCCACACCGGATCAGGTCATTGTGCGGAAGGATTACGATCCCAAAGGTAAGTCAGGCTCCTTCCGAGTCGGCCCAAAGGTAGTTGTTTCTGGGCTGCATCCTCTGGTGCCTTTGTAACactgtggttttcttttcctagcCTCAAAACCATTgccacctgccccagctccGGATGAGTATCTTGTTTCCCCCATCACTGGAGAGAAGATTCCTGCCAGTAAAATGCAGGAGCACATGCGGATCGGTCTCCTGGATCCTCGGTGGTTGGAGCAGCGGGATCGCTCCATCCGGGAGAAGCAGAGCGATGATGAGGTCTATGCCCCAGGTCTGCTCCACAAAGCCCTGTTCCCAGCTGAGTTCTCTGGGCTGTTGGCACATCCCCTCAATCCTCCTGGGTCCCTCCCCTCAGGACCCAGTTGAGCTGTCTGTGCCACGTCCTTAGCGTGCCCTCTGTGTGGATACGTTGGTCTTTAATACACTGAAGCCTTTCTGGAAACTCAAAGGCAAGGAGCTGTaagtgctgctggctgggcagtCTCTGTAGGAAGAGCAGCACTCGGCCACTGGGTACCAAGCACTTTAATCAGAGAATcatttagtttggaaaagatcttttaaGATTGTTGAATCCAACCAAAAACTAACACTGCCAAGACCACTTCGAaactgtgtccctcagcaccacatctacacagctttttaatccctccagggatggtgacacatctgcttccctgggcagcctgtgctagGGCCTGACAACGCTTTtagtgaagaaatgtttcctaatatccaatctaagccCCCttcaacttgaggccatttcctcttgtcatgttgcttgttactagggaggAGAGACCAAACTCCCTAGTTTGGTTGcagtctcctttcaggtagttgtgagagcaataaggtctcccctcagcaaGGTGATTAGAAGAGGTTTGATCATGTCTGGCTTGGATTGTATCAGCTGAGCTAAGGattcctcttttcctgcagGTCTGGATATTGAAAGCAGCTtgaagcagctggcagagcgCCGTACGGATATCTTTGGTGTAGAAGAGACTGCTATTGGTAAAAAGATTGGTGAGGAAGAGATCCAGAAACCAGAGGAAAAGGTAGGGTGGaaactgtggggtttttaacAAGTTCCTGTGGTATTATCTCCTGCCTCTCTGAGCATTCATGTTTGAGGTTTGCTCCTGCTGTAAAGCTGCTCTCGATCGATTGGCAGCTCACGTGGCAGCCTGGACAGCCTGGAGCtactctgatttattttctcgTCTCAGGTGACCTGGGACGGGCACTCGGGCAGCATGGCCCGCACACAACAGGCTGCTCAGGCCAATATCACTCTCCAAGAGCAAATTGAAGCTATCCATAAGGCTAAGGGACTGGTGCCAGAAGATGACAGCAAGGAGAAGATTGGCCCCAGCAAACCCAATGAAATGCCCCAGccacctcctccttcttctgcaTCAAACCCCCCGGCCAGTGCTCAGCCCATCACCTCCGTCCCTCGTCCACCCACCGTGAGTGTCTGagcttctgaaagcaaatgGCCATGGCTGTAGTTAATTAGAAGGGAGTCCTGATGAAGGTCAGGGGTTAGTAACAGCAGGGCTCTGGCTTAGAAGCAGGTTTTGAGTTAAGTTTGTTTCCAAATTACTCTTAAGCCATCAGAGGAGCCCTGTTGAGCTTCCTGTTAAAAGTGGAAAGTAAGACTGAGGTAGAGCTTTTCATCCATGGAGGTACCAAAAAGACTTGATCATCTGGGCAGAGGAAGAGACTGGGCAGGGAGAGCTAGGAGGAGGGGACTCTGGCTAACAGAGGAATGGGTGTGGCCTTCCTTTAAGTGCAAAAAGGCGACATGCAGAACAAAAGtaagaaaagctgcagatgcCTCACTGCTCCAAGGCTCGTGCTGCCCGACTCTGAACGATGTCCTTCTTTTGAGATTGCTCTGGTCTGATCACCTGAGTGGCGAGTGAAGGAGGAACCCTTCAATCTAATGAGGCTTCTGTGCCCCTCGACCTGCAGCTTGGGCTGGCCATGTGGTGGGCTCCAAGCCCTTGGCCAGCAGCCATGCCCTGTGTGCTGCCGGGGTTGTGTCCATCAGGGGGTGTTCCTGTGTGCCCCTGCTG
The sequence above is a segment of the Apus apus isolate bApuApu2 chromosome 16, bApuApu2.pri.cur, whole genome shotgun sequence genome. Coding sequences within it:
- the SF3A1 gene encoding splicing factor 3A subunit 1 → MPAGPVQALPPAQPAPPPAESKPPEEESKEEAAPAKPVVGIIYPPPEVRNIVDKTASFVARNGPEFEARIRQNEINNPKFNFLNPNDPYHAYYRHKVSEFKEGKAQEPSAAVPKVMQQQQSAQQQLPQKVQAQVIQETVVPKEPPPEFEFIADPPSISAFDLDVVKLTAQFVARNGRQFLTQLMQKEQRNYQFDFLRPQHSLFNYFTKLVEQYTKILIPPKGLLLKLKKEAENPKEVLDQVYYRVEWAKFQERERKKEEEEKEKERVAYAQIDWHDFVVVETVDFQPSEQGNFPPPTTPEELGARILIQERYEKFGESEEVEMEVESDEEDEKQEKTDEPPAQLDQDTQVQDMDEGSDDEDEGQKVPPPPETPMPPPLPPTPDQVIVRKDYDPKASKPLPPAPAPDEYLVSPITGEKIPASKMQEHMRIGLLDPRWLEQRDRSIREKQSDDEVYAPGLDIESSLKQLAERRTDIFGVEETAIGKKIGEEEIQKPEEKVTWDGHSGSMARTQQAAQANITLQEQIEAIHKAKGLVPEDDSKEKIGPSKPNEMPQPPPPSSASNPPASAQPITSVPRPPTMPPPVRAAVVSAVPVMPRPPMTSVVRLPPGSVIATPMPPIIHTPRINVVPMPPSAPPIMSPRPPPMIVPTAFVPAPPVAPVPSPAPMPPVHPPPPMEDEPVSKKLKSEDSLIPEEEFLRRNKGPVTVKVQVPNMQDKTEWKLNGQVLVFTLPLSDQVSVIKVKIHEATGMPAGKQKLQYEGIFIKDSNSLAYYNMTSGSLIHLALKERGGRKK